The Chitinophagales bacterium genome has a window encoding:
- a CDS encoding RNA methyltransferase, producing the protein MLSNAQSKYIRSLSQQKYRKQYKVFLAEGDKIAREWLATAGPIQMIVATEDWAEENKQLIHGHSEAELCIVTADELERVSVLQAAHKALLVVPYPPIAAELPTSGWSIVTERVQDPGNLGTIIRIADWFGVQHVVCSPDCADFYNPKVVQAAMGGHLRVQLHVTELVPFVRDTDLTTIAATLGGTSIYEIEKPDSGILMIGNESKGLSDEILQCADMKVTIPRLGGAESLNAGVSAGILTAFLAGR; encoded by the coding sequence ATGTTATCAAATGCGCAAAGTAAGTACATTCGGTCGTTAAGTCAGCAAAAATACCGTAAACAATATAAGGTATTTCTGGCTGAAGGTGATAAAATTGCCCGTGAATGGCTGGCAACTGCAGGACCTATACAAATGATAGTGGCCACTGAGGATTGGGCAGAAGAAAATAAACAGCTGATTCATGGCCATTCAGAGGCGGAATTATGTATTGTAACTGCAGATGAACTGGAACGGGTATCAGTGTTACAGGCGGCGCATAAGGCATTGTTGGTAGTACCTTATCCTCCAATTGCTGCTGAACTACCAACATCAGGTTGGAGTATTGTAACCGAACGGGTGCAAGACCCCGGAAACTTAGGAACTATCATACGAATTGCCGATTGGTTTGGTGTGCAGCATGTAGTGTGTTCGCCTGATTGTGCAGACTTTTATAATCCTAAAGTAGTGCAGGCAGCTATGGGAGGGCATCTGCGTGTACAACTACATGTAACGGAATTGGTACCGTTTGTAAGGGATACTGATCTTACTACTATTGCAGCAACACTTGGCGGGACCAGCATCTATGAAATTGAAAAGCCGGATAGTGGCATACTGATGATAGGCAATGAGTCCAAAGGGTTATCAGATGAAATCTTGCAATGTGCAGATATGAAAGTGACCATTCCAAGGCTCGGAGGAGCTGAGTCTCTAAATGCCGGTGTGTCGGCAGGTATACTTACGGCTTTTCTGGCAGGGCGTTAA
- a CDS encoding BamA/TamA family outer membrane protein yields MLHKIRIYILLALGWFTLAHSACNSARHLKEGQYLLKSNSVEFTSNKYLTAKSELTDKLLGAIVQKPNSSFIVDGFKPKLFLYNMRYNKYQNDSNNFQLESRSVEAPVIYDSTTIVQSESYMESYLFHQGYFYAKVKDTTVFNQKRKKASVTYEVNTGINYLISRVYFEEIKDSAVKSFVREAFGETFLRSGKAYSADLVEKERSRITSVLKEKGYYYFSNNNISFVLDTTKKEYKRIEENVLTSATDFISKKEETRPTLDIYINITSEGEDKAFRRCAVNKIYVFPDFEDKRDATDSTMIVKKIQKTTFRYHDYYIRSKVIHNHIFVSSDKYYAQSDYDKTITELNQLGVFSTVRAIYIEDSTRDEGGLQWLNFVVMMSRAKKYDYSANLEGSTGTTYTLGSGITLSFRNNNVARGANLFTTTVNGGVESQVDSAGQFHLLTRTASINTSLEFPKFLFPIGKERYSIRNTPRTEVALGANLLERVTFFDLVNLTSRFTYKWRETSTKNWEVSPFFVNDISIKTSDQFQARLDTNEFLRNSYRETFIEGENITWIYSNAAQAKFYDDYSYIRLGIEEAGGLVGGLNKVSPNLTASYSQYVRLDYDLRHYIKQKHSTTALRLSGGIGVPYGISKTSTLPYLKQYFVGGPFSMRGWKIRTLGPGSYVDTTGATSSDNTSAAFIDRTGDIKIEMSGEYRFNIFKLFSGLLQFNGAAFADAGNIWLANKSSSYFDAEFHFKNLYRDFAVDGGLGIRIDISSLFVLRVDAAIPLKVPGDNSIVSESYLKQGWIVQDIDLLYNKWWQKNLVWNIAIGYPF; encoded by the coding sequence ATGCTTCATAAAATAAGGATATATATATTATTGGCTCTCGGCTGGTTCACATTAGCCCATAGTGCTTGCAACAGTGCCCGTCACTTAAAGGAGGGTCAGTACCTGTTAAAAAGCAACTCAGTTGAATTTACATCCAATAAATATCTCACAGCAAAATCCGAACTTACCGATAAACTGCTGGGGGCTATCGTACAAAAGCCCAACTCTTCATTCATAGTAGATGGGTTCAAACCAAAGTTATTCCTGTACAACATGCGCTACAACAAGTACCAGAATGACAGTAATAACTTCCAGCTTGAATCACGCTCTGTTGAGGCACCCGTAATTTACGACAGCACTACCATAGTACAGTCTGAAAGCTATATGGAATCCTACCTGTTTCACCAGGGGTATTTTTACGCAAAAGTGAAAGATACTACTGTATTCAACCAGAAACGAAAAAAGGCATCTGTGACATATGAAGTAAATACAGGTATCAACTACTTAATATCACGTGTCTACTTCGAAGAGATAAAGGACAGCGCAGTAAAATCCTTTGTACGCGAAGCATTCGGCGAAACGTTTTTGCGTTCAGGCAAAGCGTATTCTGCCGACCTGGTAGAAAAAGAAAGAAGCCGGATCACATCTGTACTGAAAGAAAAAGGATATTACTACTTCTCAAATAATAATATAAGCTTTGTATTAGACACTACTAAAAAAGAATACAAAAGAATAGAAGAAAACGTGTTGACGAGTGCAACCGACTTTATCTCAAAAAAGGAAGAGACACGCCCCACCCTTGATATTTACATTAACATAACCAGCGAAGGGGAGGACAAAGCATTCAGGCGTTGTGCTGTAAATAAGATCTATGTCTTCCCCGATTTTGAGGATAAGCGTGATGCTACAGACAGCACTATGATCGTTAAAAAAATACAGAAAACTACCTTTCGCTATCATGATTACTATATACGTTCAAAGGTGATACATAACCATATTTTTGTATCATCTGACAAATACTATGCACAAAGCGATTATGATAAGACCATTACAGAACTGAATCAACTTGGTGTATTTTCGACAGTAAGAGCAATATATATCGAAGATAGCACCAGAGATGAAGGTGGCCTGCAATGGCTGAACTTCGTTGTAATGATGAGCAGGGCCAAAAAATATGATTACAGTGCTAACCTTGAAGGCTCTACAGGTACTACCTATACATTGGGTAGTGGTATTACTCTAAGCTTCCGTAACAACAACGTAGCACGAGGCGCTAATTTATTTACCACCACTGTTAACGGTGGTGTAGAAAGCCAGGTAGACAGTGCGGGGCAGTTCCACCTGCTTACCCGTACAGCAAGTATCAATACCAGTCTTGAGTTTCCTAAATTCCTGTTCCCGATAGGAAAAGAGCGGTACAGCATACGCAACACACCGCGTACAGAAGTTGCACTGGGTGCTAACTTGTTGGAACGTGTTACTTTTTTCGACCTGGTAAACCTGACATCACGATTCACCTACAAATGGCGGGAAACCAGTACAAAAAACTGGGAAGTGTCACCATTCTTTGTCAACGATATCTCTATCAAAACTTCCGATCAGTTCCAGGCAAGATTGGACACCAATGAATTTCTGAGAAACAGTTATCGTGAAACGTTCATTGAAGGTGAAAATATCACCTGGATATACAGTAATGCTGCACAGGCAAAATTCTATGATGACTACAGCTATATCAGGCTGGGCATAGAAGAAGCAGGAGGTCTTGTAGGCGGGCTGAACAAAGTATCGCCCAACCTTACAGCCAGCTACTCACAATATGTTAGACTTGACTATGACCTGAGACATTATATCAAACAAAAACACTCCACAACTGCGCTGCGCCTTTCCGGTGGTATTGGTGTACCTTATGGCATCAGCAAAACTTCAACCTTGCCCTACCTGAAACAATATTTCGTGGGTGGCCCGTTCAGTATGAGAGGTTGGAAGATACGTACACTCGGACCGGGATCTTATGTAGATACAACAGGAGCCACATCCAGTGACAACACATCCGCCGCATTCATCGACCGTACAGGCGATATAAAAATAGAAATGAGTGGAGAATACCGTTTCAACATATTTAAACTATTCAGTGGCTTGCTGCAATTCAACGGTGCTGCATTTGCCGATGCCGGTAATATATGGCTGGCCAATAAATCTTCCAGTTATTTTGATGCTGAATTCCATTTCAAGAACCTCTACCGTGACTTTGCTGTAGACGGTGGACTGGGTATCAGGATAGATATTTCCAGCCTTTTTGTACTGAGGGTAGATGCCGCTATTCCACTGAAAGTACCTGGCGATAACAGCATCGTATCTGAAAGCTATCTGAAGCAAGGCTGGATAGTACAGGATATTGACCTGCTGTATAACAAATGGTGGCAGAAGAACCTTGTATGGAATATTGCCATCGGCTATCCATTCTAA
- a CDS encoding TraR/DksA family transcriptional regulator: protein MATKKKTAAKKAAPAKKNAKASKTVAPKKAVKKATPAKKAAPAKKAAAKKNVTKKAAPAKKAVVKKAAPSKKSAPKKAVAKKVAPAKKVAAKKVAPNKKSVTTKTKATNVKKDTTKSTTKKAAPAKKAAVKKAAPAPKAAAKKAEPAKKAEAKATTAKKATAPKAAAKKVEAKKEAPAKVLKTATTAKLSKPAATVPTEKPKPTRRNAREEGKTQVVVAHRRLESKKNTEKSGKTMINYQPEFTRSILDAPIESQGPVYRYSDEELNEFRVLITGRLEAARKELAYLQGLITRKDEAGTEDTENRYMNMEDGSGAMEREQLAQLASRQIQFINHLEKAMMRIENKTYGICRVTGKLIEKARLRAVPHATLSIEAKKMMSSK from the coding sequence ATGGCCACAAAAAAGAAAACTGCAGCAAAAAAGGCTGCACCGGCAAAGAAAAATGCTAAAGCCTCAAAAACTGTGGCACCTAAGAAAGCTGTAAAGAAGGCAACTCCTGCTAAGAAAGCTGCTCCTGCAAAAAAAGCAGCAGCTAAAAAGAACGTAACAAAGAAAGCGGCTCCTGCAAAGAAAGCCGTAGTGAAAAAGGCGGCGCCTTCTAAAAAATCTGCACCTAAAAAAGCGGTAGCCAAAAAAGTGGCACCGGCTAAAAAAGTAGCGGCTAAGAAGGTTGCGCCGAATAAAAAATCGGTCACAACTAAAACAAAGGCAACTAACGTGAAAAAAGACACGACGAAGAGTACTACTAAAAAAGCAGCTCCTGCCAAGAAAGCTGCTGTGAAGAAAGCTGCACCTGCGCCAAAGGCTGCAGCCAAGAAAGCTGAGCCGGCTAAAAAAGCTGAGGCTAAAGCAACAACTGCCAAAAAAGCAACTGCTCCGAAAGCAGCAGCTAAAAAGGTAGAAGCAAAAAAAGAAGCTCCGGCAAAAGTGCTTAAAACTGCTACTACTGCTAAACTGAGCAAGCCAGCAGCCACTGTACCTACAGAAAAGCCAAAACCAACAAGGCGCAATGCACGTGAAGAAGGTAAAACACAGGTTGTAGTGGCACACCGCCGCCTGGAGAGCAAAAAAAATACTGAAAAGTCAGGCAAGACGATGATCAATTATCAGCCGGAGTTTACACGCTCTATATTGGATGCACCTATCGAGTCACAAGGTCCTGTTTACCGTTATAGTGATGAAGAACTGAATGAGTTCAGGGTATTGATTACAGGTCGCCTGGAAGCCGCACGTAAAGAGCTGGCTTACCTGCAGGGTCTTATCACCCGCAAGGATGAAGCCGGTACTGAAGATACAGAGAACCGTTATATGAATATGGAAGATGGTAGTGGTGCAATGGAGCGTGAGCAACTGGCACAACTGGCCAGTCGCCAGATACAGTTCATCAACCACCTGGAAAAGGCAATGATGCGCATTGAGAATAAAACTTACGGTATCTGCCGTGTTACAGGCAAGCTGATAGAGAAAGCGCGTCTGCGTGCTGTACCTCATGCTACATTGAGTATCGAAGCTAAAAAGATGATGTCTTCAAAATAG
- a CDS encoding phosphatase PAP2 family protein: MLKAVHDWLIYWDFTAWYYLNTQWVNDFFDLLMPVLRNQWTWAPLYLFLLIFMPLNYGRKGWMWCVFFILAFALGDYVSASIIKPYYIRLRPCNNPYIKDIVHLLVPCGSGHSFPSSHATNHFAMGVFSAVSLRKKARWVWVVALLWAFSVAYAQIYVGVHFPGDVLIGGILGTIIGLVTGYTYNRVYHKPAPSVNET; encoded by the coding sequence ATGCTGAAAGCAGTACACGATTGGCTTATATATTGGGATTTTACCGCATGGTATTACCTGAATACCCAATGGGTGAACGACTTCTTTGACCTGCTGATGCCTGTACTACGCAACCAGTGGACATGGGCACCATTGTATCTGTTCCTGCTGATCTTCATGCCGCTTAACTACGGACGTAAAGGCTGGATGTGGTGCGTATTCTTTATATTGGCATTTGCATTAGGCGATTATGTGAGTGCCAGCATTATAAAACCTTATTATATACGCCTGAGGCCATGTAACAACCCATACATAAAAGATATAGTACACCTGCTGGTGCCATGCGGCAGCGGGCATAGCTTTCCTTCATCTCATGCCACCAATCATTTTGCCATGGGTGTATTCAGCGCCGTAAGCCTCAGAAAAAAGGCTCGCTGGGTATGGGTAGTGGCCTTACTCTGGGCCTTTTCAGTGGCATACGCCCAAATATACGTGGGAGTCCACTTCCCTGGAGATGTATTGATAGGAGGTATTTTAGGTACAATTATCGGGCTGGTAACAGGTTATACTTACAACAGGGTATATCACAAGCCGGCCCCTTCAGTTAATGAGACTTGA
- a CDS encoding isoleucine--tRNA ligase, whose translation MAERYAEFKGLNMPSIEQDLLKRWKDNDIFRKSVDNRNGQEQFVFYEGPPSANGMPGIHHVISRTLKDLVCRYKTMQGFQVKRKAGWDTHGLPVELGVEKELGITKEDIGTKISVEDYNMKCREAVMRYKGEWESITEKMGYWVDMSDPYITFDNKYIETLWWALKELYNKGYLYKSVSIQPYSPAAGTGLSSHELNQPGTYKDVKDTTVVAMFKTVKNERSQMLFDTAGSDEVYFMAWTTTPWTLPSNCGLTVGAKIDYVLVKTFNPYTHQPTNVVLAKALLGKYFKEEGENGDFEGYGADVKLLPWKILTEFKGSEIEGCRYEQLLPYEGNTAEIAGGDPFRIITGDFVTTEDGTGIVHTAPAFGADDYRVGKQNNIGILTMVDKEGKFSDYMGEFSGRYVKDYKNDPDYKDVDVDIAVKLKLSGHAFKVEKYEHSYPHCWRTDKPIVYYPLDAWFIKTTAVKDRMIELNKTINWKPAATGTGRFGNWLENMVDWNLSRSRFWGTPLPVWVSDDGEHVKCIGSIDELIQEMDHANTVLDINQSLDRDNLDLHKPFVDQVILATADGKPMHREPDLIDVWFDSGAMPYAQWHYPFENKHDLKHNFPADFIAEGVDQTRGWFYTLHALGVMLFDNVAYKTVVSNGLVLDKNGNKMSKRVGNVVDPFETIEKYSADATRWYLITNASPWDSMKFDQAGIQEVQRKFFGTLYNTYQFFALYANVDGFTFKERYIPVNERPEIDRWILSELHSLVHRVTDYMNEYEPTQAGRAIEYFLDEQLSNWYVRLCRRRFWKGEYEQDKIAAYQTLYECLETMSFLMAPVAPFFSDWLFTNLNNVTNRYEAQSVHLAEFPQVDDSVIDKDLEERMQLAQDVSSLVLSLRKKENLKVRQPLQKILIPVLNKHMQEQLQLVEELVKNEVNVKEIQYLVETEGFIKKKVKANFKTLGARLGAKMKAAAAAITQMGQSEISELEQNNTYNLKIENEEIVISIGDVEIIAEDIPGWSVANKDNLTVALDITVTPELQDEGNARELVNRIQRIRKDSGLELTDRIAVQVEEYETLKSAIINFSDYICTEILADNIEIVPQMQSGTEIEVNDVTLKVLISKN comes from the coding sequence ATGGCAGAACGGTACGCAGAATTTAAGGGATTGAACATGCCCTCCATCGAACAGGACCTCCTGAAACGCTGGAAGGACAACGATATTTTCAGGAAGAGTGTAGATAACCGCAACGGGCAGGAGCAGTTCGTTTTTTACGAAGGACCACCCAGCGCTAACGGTATGCCCGGTATTCACCACGTTATTTCCCGTACGCTTAAAGACCTCGTTTGCCGCTATAAGACGATGCAGGGTTTCCAGGTGAAGCGTAAGGCCGGTTGGGATACGCATGGCCTTCCCGTAGAGCTGGGTGTGGAAAAGGAGCTGGGTATCACAAAAGAGGATATCGGCACTAAAATATCTGTAGAGGATTACAATATGAAATGCCGCGAGGCGGTAATGCGCTATAAAGGCGAGTGGGAGAGCATAACAGAGAAGATGGGCTACTGGGTAGACATGAGCGACCCTTACATCACCTTCGACAATAAGTACATCGAGACCCTGTGGTGGGCGCTGAAAGAGCTCTACAACAAAGGGTACCTCTATAAAAGTGTCAGCATACAGCCTTATAGTCCTGCAGCGGGCACCGGCCTGAGCTCGCACGAACTGAACCAGCCCGGCACGTATAAGGATGTAAAAGACACTACGGTTGTGGCTATGTTCAAAACGGTGAAGAACGAAAGATCGCAGATGCTGTTTGATACAGCAGGCAGTGATGAGGTGTACTTCATGGCATGGACGACAACTCCGTGGACACTGCCCAGCAACTGTGGCCTGACCGTAGGTGCGAAAATAGATTACGTACTGGTAAAGACCTTCAACCCGTACACCCACCAGCCTACCAACGTCGTGTTGGCGAAAGCACTGCTGGGTAAATACTTTAAAGAAGAAGGAGAGAACGGCGATTTTGAGGGGTATGGTGCAGATGTGAAGCTGCTGCCATGGAAGATATTGACAGAGTTTAAAGGAAGTGAAATAGAAGGTTGCCGCTACGAGCAACTGTTACCTTACGAAGGTAATACAGCTGAGATAGCAGGCGGAGACCCTTTCCGTATCATAACAGGCGACTTTGTTACTACGGAAGACGGTACAGGTATCGTACACACTGCCCCCGCTTTTGGTGCTGATGACTATAGAGTTGGTAAGCAGAACAACATCGGTATCCTCACAATGGTGGATAAAGAAGGTAAGTTCAGCGACTACATGGGCGAGTTTAGTGGGCGTTATGTAAAGGATTACAAGAACGACCCTGACTACAAAGATGTGGACGTGGATATAGCTGTGAAGCTGAAGCTGAGTGGCCACGCGTTCAAGGTGGAGAAATATGAACACAGTTACCCTCACTGCTGGAGAACGGATAAACCGATCGTGTACTACCCGTTGGATGCTTGGTTCATAAAAACCACAGCTGTAAAAGACAGGATGATAGAACTGAACAAGACTATCAATTGGAAACCCGCAGCTACAGGCACAGGTCGTTTTGGCAACTGGCTGGAGAACATGGTGGACTGGAACCTGAGCCGCAGCCGCTTCTGGGGTACACCTTTACCGGTTTGGGTGAGTGATGATGGAGAACATGTGAAGTGTATAGGCAGCATAGATGAACTGATACAGGAAATGGACCACGCCAATACGGTGCTGGATATCAACCAGAGCCTGGATCGTGATAACCTGGACCTGCACAAACCATTTGTTGACCAGGTGATACTGGCAACTGCTGACGGCAAACCTATGCACCGAGAGCCTGACCTGATAGACGTATGGTTTGACAGTGGAGCTATGCCGTATGCGCAATGGCACTACCCGTTTGAAAATAAACATGACCTGAAACACAACTTCCCGGCAGACTTTATAGCCGAGGGGGTGGACCAGACACGTGGATGGTTCTACACACTGCACGCACTGGGCGTGATGCTCTTTGACAATGTAGCTTACAAAACCGTAGTATCAAACGGCCTTGTGCTGGATAAGAACGGAAACAAAATGAGTAAGCGTGTTGGCAACGTGGTAGACCCGTTTGAAACAATTGAGAAATATAGCGCCGACGCAACACGTTGGTACCTCATCACCAATGCCAGCCCATGGGACAGTATGAAGTTCGACCAGGCGGGTATACAGGAGGTACAGCGCAAGTTCTTTGGTACATTATATAATACATATCAGTTTTTTGCATTGTATGCCAATGTTGATGGCTTTACATTCAAAGAACGTTATATACCTGTTAACGAACGACCTGAAATAGACAGGTGGATACTTTCTGAGTTACATTCACTGGTACACAGGGTAACGGATTACATGAATGAGTATGAGCCTACGCAAGCGGGCCGTGCCATAGAATACTTCCTGGACGAGCAATTGAGCAACTGGTATGTACGCCTCTGCCGCCGTCGTTTCTGGAAGGGTGAGTATGAACAGGACAAGATAGCTGCATACCAGACGCTGTATGAATGCCTGGAAACCATGAGCTTCCTGATGGCTCCGGTAGCGCCTTTCTTCAGCGATTGGTTGTTTACCAACCTGAACAACGTGACCAACCGTTATGAAGCTCAGTCGGTACACCTGGCAGAGTTCCCGCAGGTAGACGACAGTGTGATAGATAAAGACCTGGAAGAACGTATGCAACTGGCACAGGACGTTTCATCGCTGGTGCTGAGCCTGCGTAAAAAGGAGAACCTGAAAGTACGTCAGCCGCTGCAGAAGATACTGATACCCGTGCTGAACAAGCATATGCAGGAGCAACTGCAACTGGTAGAAGAACTGGTGAAGAATGAGGTGAATGTGAAGGAGATACAGTACCTGGTAGAAACGGAAGGTTTCATTAAGAAGAAGGTAAAGGCCAACTTCAAAACACTGGGTGCTCGCCTTGGTGCTAAAATGAAAGCCGCAGCTGCGGCAATAACGCAAATGGGGCAGTCTGAAATAAGCGAACTGGAACAGAATAATACGTATAACTTAAAAATAGAGAACGAAGAAATAGTAATTAGTATAGGAGATGTAGAAATAATAGCCGAAGACATTCCGGGCTGGTCGGTTGCCAATAAAGACAACCTGACAGTAGCGCTGGACATAACAGTAACCCCTGAGTTGCAGGATGAGGGCAATGCCCGCGAACTGGTGAACAGGATACAACGTATCCGCAAAGATTCAGGGCTGGAACTTACAGACAGGATAGCCGTACAGGTAGAAGAGTATGAAACATTAAAATCAGCGATAATAAATTTCAGTGACTATATTTGCACGGAAATTTTGGCGGATAATATAGAAATCGTTCCTCAGATGCAGTCTGGTACTGAGATTGAGGTGAATGATGTAACTCTTAAAGTGTTAATTTCTAAAAATTAG
- a CDS encoding DUF4476 domain-containing protein, whose translation MKKILTILVLILSTVSIYARNDERSVLEVRLNDHSPLIVVIDGRDYNKYGRTITIGNLPKGWHNIKVYQYKEYKDGGGRAKTIYSGRLRIDAGTVTRCVVDVQNNRMRINSMDIEDAYVEYDRLENNDHYENNNNQLLNDDLKDLQARVEERISDSEKLKLMKSVLEGRTYYSVQVRTMLDWLAFEGSRLDFAKWSYDRIIDKKDYWKLEDVFTFSASKDEYNKYIKSH comes from the coding sequence ATGAAGAAAATATTAACGATACTGGTACTGATACTTTCTACAGTTTCGATTTATGCCCGTAATGATGAGCGTAGTGTACTTGAGGTACGCCTCAACGATCATTCCCCGTTAATTGTAGTAATAGACGGCAGGGATTATAACAAATACGGCCGTACGATAACAATCGGCAATCTGCCTAAAGGCTGGCACAATATCAAAGTATATCAATACAAAGAGTACAAAGATGGAGGAGGCAGGGCGAAAACAATATATTCAGGCCGACTACGTATTGACGCCGGTACCGTAACCCGTTGTGTTGTTGACGTGCAGAATAACAGGATGCGTATTAATAGCATGGATATAGAAGATGCATATGTGGAATATGACCGCCTGGAAAATAATGACCATTATGAAAATAACAACAACCAACTGCTGAATGATGACCTGAAAGACCTTCAGGCAAGGGTAGAAGAACGTATTTCTGACTCTGAGAAGCTGAAATTAATGAAGTCAGTTTTGGAAGGCCGTACTTATTATAGTGTACAGGTGCGAACTATGTTAGACTGGCTTGCATTTGAAGGCAGCAGGTTAGACTTTGCCAAATGGTCGTACGATAGGATAATTGACAAAAAAGACTATTGGAAGCTGGAGGACGTTTTTACATTCAGCGCCTCAAAAGATGAATACAATAAGTATATCAAGTCTCATTAA
- a CDS encoding CHAD domain-containing protein: MHLYFTSGKRLDKDVSKKLSALKRHAGLAAATHDEEEIHKFRVKYKKLRALLRMEASAGYKRTIPKQLKQLYTAAGAVRDLQLHHKTVSAYFLQYNTLPAHYLQHIQDEIKEAIIIYNNIYKQVSFSRIYKLSFVDMPGKLKREELIVWHRQHITAVKNISTRTITDEAIHAIRKLLKDLVYTSSYISSGNDHAALALLLGDYMDSCVLLTFLNRYEHYAPPDEKVMLEHVMQSLEAGKEEQRKKLLQVITDYN; encoded by the coding sequence ATGCATCTCTACTTTACATCGGGCAAAAGGCTGGATAAGGATGTCAGTAAAAAACTGAGCGCCCTAAAACGACATGCGGGCCTGGCAGCCGCTACTCATGATGAGGAAGAGATACATAAATTCAGAGTGAAATATAAAAAGTTAAGAGCCCTGTTGCGCATGGAAGCAAGCGCAGGATATAAAAGAACTATACCTAAACAACTGAAACAATTATATACAGCAGCGGGTGCTGTACGCGACCTGCAACTGCATCATAAGACCGTGTCGGCATACTTTCTACAATACAATACGCTGCCGGCACATTACCTGCAACATATACAGGATGAAATAAAAGAGGCGATCATTATCTATAACAACATATACAAGCAGGTTTCTTTCAGCCGTATCTATAAGCTCAGTTTCGTAGATATGCCCGGCAAACTGAAACGAGAAGAGTTAATTGTGTGGCACAGGCAGCATATAACCGCTGTAAAAAACATCAGCACACGAACGATAACGGATGAGGCCATACATGCGATACGCAAACTGCTGAAAGACCTGGTGTACACATCGTCCTATATTTCGTCGGGGAACGATCATGCAGCACTGGCACTGCTGCTGGGCGACTATATGGACAGTTGTGTTTTACTCACTTTCCTGAACAGGTACGAACATTACGCACCGCCTGATGAAAAAGTTATGTTGGAACATGTTATGCAAAGCCTGGAGGCCGGCAAGGAAGAGCAAAGAAAAAAGCTCTTGCAGGTGATAACTGATTATAATTAA
- a CDS encoding arginase, with protein sequence MRNIKIIEVRSEIGAGTRGASLGVDAIKVAALDFMSSFFVNFPTENLETENHLLYEPVASPYAKRIKGVYTMYERVATAVEKTLKSGLFPLVLAGDHSTAGGTIAGIKMAKPKNRLGVIWIDAHADMHTPYTTPSGNMHGMPLAAALGYDNLENQVHTPDATTVDIWEKIKNIGKIQPKIQPEDIVFIALRDYEKEEEFLIKKHGIKIIPVQEVRKKGVESVVRSTLLHLSNCDDIYISFDVDSLDSSISRGTGTPVSNGLREREAEDLLATFMQNHKICCFEVTEVNPTLDKENLMAEIAFNILQRCVNILLVN encoded by the coding sequence ATGCGCAATATAAAGATCATAGAAGTACGTTCTGAAATTGGTGCCGGAACACGTGGTGCCAGCCTTGGCGTAGATGCAATAAAAGTAGCAGCACTGGATTTTATGAGCAGTTTCTTCGTCAACTTCCCGACAGAGAACCTCGAAACAGAGAACCACTTACTATATGAGCCTGTAGCCTCTCCCTATGCAAAAAGGATAAAGGGAGTATACACTATGTACGAAAGGGTGGCTACGGCTGTTGAAAAAACCCTGAAATCAGGCCTGTTTCCGCTGGTACTTGCCGGCGATCACAGCACTGCGGGCGGTACAATAGCAGGTATAAAAATGGCTAAGCCCAAGAATAGGCTAGGGGTGATATGGATAGACGCACACGCCGATATGCATACACCCTACACTACCCCTTCAGGTAATATGCATGGTATGCCACTTGCTGCTGCCCTTGGTTACGACAACTTGGAAAACCAAGTACACACACCTGACGCTACTACGGTAGATATATGGGAAAAGATAAAGAACATAGGCAAGATACAACCCAAGATACAACCCGAAGATATCGTTTTTATTGCGTTGCGCGATTACGAAAAGGAAGAGGAATTCCTGATAAAAAAACATGGCATTAAGATCATTCCTGTGCAGGAAGTACGCAAGAAAGGCGTAGAAAGCGTTGTAAGGTCTACCCTATTGCACCTGAGCAATTGTGATGATATCTATATCTCATTCGATGTTGATTCATTAGACAGCTCCATATCCCGTGGCACCGGCACACCTGTCAGCAATGGCCTGCGCGAGCGTGAAGCAGAAGACCTGTTGGCAACCTTTATGCAGAACCATAAGATTTGCTGCTTTGAGGTGACAGAGGTAAACCCAACACTTGACAAGGAAAACCTGATGGCTGAAATTGCTTTCAACATACTTCAGCGTTGTGTGAATATACTGCTGGTAAACTAA